Proteins encoded together in one bacterium window:
- a CDS encoding FecR domain-containing protein, whose amino-acid sequence MKKTMIVAILLLMASMPTWGHADTDGTIGVVRNSAGSASVLRGGNVLPATTGTRLHVGDTLGTGPDGSLGVILRDNSSISIGPSSSLVLREFLLSPSEGKFGLLVRLSKGTMAYLSGLIGKLAPEKARFETPTATIGIRGTHFAVKAGEPVSQ is encoded by the coding sequence ATGAAGAAAACCATGATCGTCGCAATTCTTCTTCTGATGGCATCGATGCCGACGTGGGGGCACGCCGACACGGACGGGACCATCGGGGTGGTTCGCAACTCCGCGGGTTCGGCATCCGTCCTCCGTGGGGGAAACGTTCTTCCTGCGACGACAGGAACCCGGCTTCACGTCGGGGACACCCTCGGCACGGGTCCCGATGGATCGCTCGGCGTCATCCTCCGGGACAATTCCTCCATTTCGATCGGTCCGTCCAGCAGCCTCGTCCTCCGCGAATTTCTCCTCTCCCCCTCCGAGGGAAAGTTCGGTCTCCTGGTCCGCCTCTCCAAGGGGACCATGGCGTACCTCTCGGGGCTTATCGGGAAACTGGCGCCGGAGAAGGCGCGTTTCGAAACCCCGACGGCCACCATCGGGATCCGCGGGACCCACTTCGCCGTGAAGGCCGGAGAGCCCGTATCCCAATAA
- a CDS encoding TRAP transporter substrate-binding protein, with product MKAKMVLPVLLSALFLALSAAPGTARAAETITLRYANFPPASTFPCIQMERWAKEVEKRTHGKVKVQTFPGGTLLAAKNIFDGVISGMADVGNFAMSYQPGRFPVSEAVDLPMGFTSARAASLTLFDLIEKYKPKEFAQVKVLTLFTCPPTNFMTKTPVKSLADLKGMELRVAGTNAEVVKRLGGIPVAMPQSETPEAIQKGVVKGMVSSMEILKDFKFAAYTPYATVANLPVVSFAVVMNKAKWDSLPADVKDVLEKMRREQAEWTGKYVDDHVTEALAWSKANYKHQLFDLPAADHAKVASLLKPMTEEYVKKTAALGVDGAKVVSDVQALKKKHEQKHK from the coding sequence GTGAAAGCGAAAATGGTATTGCCTGTTCTCCTGTCGGCGCTGTTCCTTGCGTTGTCTGCCGCGCCCGGGACGGCGCGGGCCGCCGAGACGATCACGCTCCGGTACGCCAACTTTCCACCCGCTTCCACCTTCCCCTGCATCCAGATGGAGCGTTGGGCGAAGGAGGTGGAGAAGCGAACCCACGGCAAGGTGAAGGTCCAGACGTTCCCCGGGGGAACGCTCCTCGCGGCCAAGAACATCTTCGACGGCGTCATCTCGGGGATGGCCGACGTCGGCAACTTCGCGATGAGCTACCAGCCGGGCCGGTTCCCCGTCTCCGAGGCGGTCGACCTTCCGATGGGGTTCACGAGCGCCCGCGCCGCGAGCCTCACCCTGTTCGACCTGATCGAGAAGTACAAGCCGAAGGAGTTCGCCCAGGTCAAGGTCCTGACGCTCTTCACCTGCCCCCCGACCAACTTCATGACGAAGACGCCGGTCAAGTCGCTGGCCGACCTCAAGGGGATGGAGCTGCGGGTCGCCGGCACGAACGCCGAGGTCGTGAAGCGCCTGGGCGGGATCCCCGTCGCGATGCCGCAGTCCGAGACCCCGGAGGCGATCCAGAAGGGGGTCGTGAAGGGGATGGTCTCGTCGATGGAGATCCTGAAGGACTTCAAGTTCGCCGCCTACACGCCGTACGCCACGGTCGCGAACCTGCCCGTCGTCTCCTTCGCCGTCGTGATGAACAAGGCGAAGTGGGATTCCCTCCCGGCGGATGTGAAGGACGTCCTCGAGAAGATGCGGCGCGAGCAGGCGGAGTGGACCGGGAAGTACGTGGACGACCACGTGACCGAGGCTCTCGCCTGGTCGAAGGCGAACTACAAGCACCAGCTCTTCGATCTTCCGGCGGCGGACCACGCCAAGGTCGCCTCCCTCCTGAAGCCGATGACCGAGGAGTACGTGAAGAAGACCGCCGCGCTCGGGGTGGACGGCGCGAAGGTGGTTTCCGACGTCCAGGCGCTCAAGAAGAAGCACGAGCAGAAGCACAAGTAG
- a CDS encoding TRAP transporter small permease, which translates to MGLERIAGLLRRGMMIAGGVSLLALTLLATMNVALRIFRVPVSGTYEVVSFLGAIVTAGALGYTQKRKDHIVVDILSEKFPAPVKRALDRVSNVLILVFFSIVSWQTAVYGKRLMLTGELSETLKIAYFPFVFLVSAGFAVLALTVFLELIESAWARGEKE; encoded by the coding sequence GTGGGGCTGGAACGTATCGCCGGGCTGCTACGGAGGGGCATGATGATCGCCGGGGGCGTCTCGCTCCTGGCGCTCACCCTCCTGGCGACGATGAACGTCGCCCTGAGGATCTTCCGGGTCCCTGTCAGCGGGACGTATGAGGTCGTCTCCTTCCTCGGCGCGATCGTCACCGCCGGCGCCCTCGGCTATACCCAGAAACGGAAGGACCACATCGTCGTGGACATCCTCTCGGAAAAGTTCCCGGCCCCGGTCAAGCGGGCCCTCGACCGGGTGAGCAACGTCCTCATCCTCGTCTTCTTCTCCATCGTCTCCTGGCAGACCGCCGTTTACGGGAAGAGGCTGATGTTGACGGGGGAGCTGTCCGAGACGCTCAAGATCGCCTATTTTCCCTTCGTGTTCCTCGTAAGCGCAGGGTTTGCCGTCCTGGCTCTGACGGTTTTCCTCGAGCTGATCGAATCCGCCTGGGCCCGCGGGGAAAAGGAATGA
- a CDS encoding TRAP transporter large permease produces the protein MTGPIVGVYGIVVMFFILFVLRVPAAFTMALVGFVGIAHVISFDAAFSIVGTEMWNIFSSYGLTVIPLFILVGEIVHYAGYNFSLYDATYKWFGHFRGGLAMTTIMASAAFSAISGSNTATAATMSAVAIPAMKEYGYHPKLNAGSVAAGATLGVLIPPSIVLVVYGLYTGQSIGKLFFGNVIPSAILTVAILGTVVWICRVHPDWGPAGPKFGWKERMKALPEAIDILVLFGIIMYALFTGVVTATEAAAVSCFLGYVICLARRKLTWKKFVDSMTDTLRISCMVFMIVAGAVIFARFLTLTRLPFATAEWIQALALPKWMVLWVILLCYIIGGCVMDALAFLLVSLPIFYPLVIQLGYDPIWFGQVITIVTTMGSIMPPIGICCYVVSGMSGIPLGTVFRGSFYYMPSYIVSIIILMISPYWTVLVLSDLVK, from the coding sequence ATGACCGGACCCATCGTCGGCGTGTACGGGATCGTCGTCATGTTCTTCATCCTGTTCGTGCTTCGGGTCCCCGCCGCCTTCACCATGGCCCTGGTCGGGTTCGTCGGGATCGCACACGTGATCTCCTTCGACGCGGCCTTCTCGATCGTAGGCACCGAGATGTGGAACATCTTCTCCAGCTACGGACTGACGGTGATCCCGCTGTTCATCCTCGTCGGCGAGATCGTCCATTACGCCGGGTACAATTTCAGCCTCTACGACGCCACCTACAAGTGGTTCGGCCATTTTCGCGGCGGGCTCGCGATGACGACGATCATGGCGTCCGCCGCCTTCTCGGCCATCTCCGGCTCCAACACGGCGACGGCGGCCACGATGAGCGCCGTCGCCATCCCCGCCATGAAGGAATACGGATATCATCCGAAGTTGAACGCCGGCTCGGTCGCCGCCGGCGCGACGCTCGGCGTCCTCATCCCTCCCTCCATCGTGCTCGTGGTGTACGGCCTGTACACCGGCCAGTCCATCGGCAAGCTGTTTTTCGGCAACGTCATCCCCAGCGCCATCCTGACCGTCGCCATCCTCGGCACGGTGGTCTGGATCTGCCGCGTGCACCCCGACTGGGGTCCGGCAGGGCCGAAATTCGGCTGGAAGGAGCGAATGAAGGCGCTTCCCGAGGCGATCGACATCCTCGTGCTCTTCGGGATCATCATGTACGCCCTGTTCACCGGGGTCGTGACCGCCACGGAGGCCGCCGCCGTGAGCTGCTTCCTGGGGTACGTGATCTGCCTCGCGCGGCGCAAGCTCACGTGGAAGAAGTTCGTCGACTCGATGACCGACACCCTTCGCATCTCGTGCATGGTCTTCATGATCGTCGCGGGGGCGGTGATCTTCGCCCGGTTCCTGACGCTCACCCGCCTTCCCTTCGCGACCGCGGAGTGGATCCAGGCGCTCGCGCTGCCGAAGTGGATGGTGCTCTGGGTGATCCTGCTCTGCTACATCATCGGGGGCTGCGTCATGGACGCCCTGGCGTTCCTGCTCGTCTCGCTTCCCATCTTCTACCCCCTGGTCATCCAGCTCGGCTACGACCCGATCTGGTTCGGGCAGGTGATCACGATCGTGACGACGATGGGCTCCATCATGCCGCCCATCGGCATCTGCTGCTACGTCGTGTCCGGCATGTCGGGCATTCCCCTCGGGACCGTCTTCCGCGGCAGCTTCTACTACATGCCGTCCTACATCGTTTCGATCATCATCCTCATGATCTCTCCGTACTGGACCGTCCTCGTCCTGTCGGACCTCGTGAAATAG
- a CDS encoding thiamine pyrophosphate-dependent enzyme — MSDRILMQGNDAIARGLVEAGCAVAASYPGTPASEILSSIDRWRKKSGATMHVEWAVNEKVALEIAYTAAISGLRAAVSMKQVGLNVASDPFLSAAYLGVTGGFLVVSADDPGPHSSQTEQDSRLLAMMAKVPVLDPASPAHAMALAGTGFDLSETFGVPVMLRPTTRVCHASQDIEAAPFRPQAREARFVKDPARWAATPVFRRKLHDRLAEKIAAIAAWPATAPVRVNPEISAAKAVVASGVAFSHARELFGELGISGRIALYQVVQPYPLHAAFIDRLLETYGEILVLEESAPVIEMQIADRRHVSGRMTGTVPGTGELLPEIIERLLARFAGLPVTDAALPSQGGGRRPTLCPGCAHRSSFYAIRKAAPDGIYPSDIGCYTLGINLGAVDTVLCMGAAISQAAGFDYAHRLTGKQVDIVATIGDSTFYHAGIPPLIDAVVQGARFVLVILDNGTTAMTGNQPTPGTGIGAGGETTAAVDMEGLVRACGVRFCRTANPDRLPEFVELLKEALAHAREEGVAVVIARQPCAMVARAAGGVEPVAIVITEECTGCRHCVDRFECPALVFDEATNRVRIDGMTCNGCGVCVSVCPLGAIEQEPAGEKRP, encoded by the coding sequence GTGAGCGACCGCATCCTGATGCAGGGGAACGACGCCATCGCGCGCGGGCTGGTCGAGGCCGGCTGCGCGGTCGCCGCTTCCTACCCGGGAACCCCCGCCTCCGAGATCCTCTCCTCGATCGATCGGTGGCGGAAAAAATCCGGCGCGACGATGCACGTCGAATGGGCGGTGAACGAAAAGGTCGCGCTCGAGATCGCCTACACCGCCGCCATCTCGGGCCTGCGCGCCGCGGTCAGCATGAAGCAGGTGGGGCTGAACGTCGCCTCCGACCCGTTCCTGAGCGCCGCCTACCTCGGGGTGACGGGCGGGTTCCTGGTCGTCAGCGCGGACGACCCGGGTCCCCACTCCTCGCAGACGGAGCAGGACAGCCGGCTGCTTGCGATGATGGCGAAGGTGCCCGTCCTCGATCCCGCCTCTCCCGCGCACGCGATGGCGCTCGCGGGGACCGGCTTCGACCTCTCGGAGACGTTCGGCGTTCCCGTGATGCTGCGGCCGACGACGCGCGTCTGCCACGCGAGCCAGGACATCGAAGCGGCTCCGTTCCGGCCGCAGGCGCGGGAGGCCCGGTTCGTGAAGGATCCGGCCCGCTGGGCCGCGACCCCCGTTTTCCGGAGGAAGCTGCACGACCGCCTCGCCGAAAAGATCGCGGCGATCGCGGCGTGGCCCGCGACCGCCCCGGTCCGGGTGAACCCGGAGATTTCGGCGGCGAAGGCGGTCGTGGCTTCGGGCGTCGCGTTCTCGCACGCCCGGGAGCTGTTCGGCGAGCTGGGGATTTCGGGGCGGATCGCGCTGTACCAGGTGGTGCAGCCCTACCCGCTGCACGCGGCCTTCATCGACCGCCTCCTGGAGACGTACGGGGAGATTCTCGTCCTCGAGGAGTCGGCGCCGGTGATCGAGATGCAGATCGCGGACCGGCGGCACGTGAGCGGGCGGATGACCGGCACGGTTCCCGGGACGGGGGAACTTCTGCCCGAGATCATCGAGCGGCTCCTTGCCCGGTTCGCCGGGCTTCCCGTCACCGACGCGGCGCTTCCCTCGCAGGGGGGCGGACGACGGCCGACCCTGTGCCCCGGCTGCGCGCACCGGTCGAGCTTCTACGCGATCCGGAAGGCGGCCCCCGACGGCATCTACCCGAGCGACATCGGCTGCTACACGCTCGGCATCAACCTCGGCGCGGTCGACACGGTCCTGTGCATGGGGGCGGCGATCAGCCAGGCGGCCGGCTTCGATTACGCGCACCGGCTCACGGGGAAACAGGTCGACATCGTCGCCACGATCGGCGACTCGACCTTCTACCACGCCGGGATCCCGCCCCTGATCGACGCCGTCGTCCAGGGGGCGCGCTTCGTCCTCGTGATCCTGGACAACGGGACGACCGCGATGACGGGGAACCAGCCGACGCCGGGAACCGGGATCGGCGCGGGGGGGGAGACCACGGCGGCCGTCGACATGGAGGGGCTCGTCCGCGCCTGCGGCGTACGGTTCTGCCGCACGGCGAACCCCGACCGTCTCCCGGAATTCGTCGAACTGCTCAAGGAGGCGCTCGCCCATGCCCGCGAGGAGGGCGTCGCGGTGGTGATCGCCCGGCAGCCGTGCGCGATGGTCGCCCGCGCCGCCGGCGGGGTGGAGCCGGTCGCGATCGTGATCACCGAGGAGTGCACCGGCTGCCGGCATTGCGTGGACCGTTTCGAATGCCCGGCCCTGGTCTTCGACGAGGCGACGAACCGGGTCCGGATCGACGGGATGACCTGCAACGGGTGCGGGGTGTGCGTATCCGTCTGCCCGTTGGGCGCGATCGAACAGGAGCCGGCGGGGGAGAAGCGACCTTGA
- a CDS encoding 2-oxoacid:acceptor oxidoreductase family protein has translation MSPDAGKPPVMRRQIVLSGVGGQGILFLSRLLAEAAIAGGYPVLTSETHGMAQRGGVVVSHLKVGGFDSPLVRVGRADLLLVLKAENVVLHREFLADGGALVVNAAGPADAGPGARVHAIDADVLALSAGAPQASNLVLLGFALARVGAGTAGGIFCTAGEIREALSRRQGGGGSRLAASLSALDLGIAHGT, from the coding sequence TTGAGCCCCGACGCGGGAAAGCCGCCCGTCATGCGCCGGCAGATCGTGCTGTCGGGGGTCGGAGGGCAGGGGATCCTGTTCCTTTCCCGCCTCCTGGCCGAGGCGGCGATCGCCGGCGGATACCCGGTGCTCACCTCGGAAACGCACGGTATGGCCCAACGCGGCGGGGTGGTCGTCTCCCACCTGAAGGTGGGAGGGTTCGACAGCCCCCTGGTCCGGGTGGGCCGGGCCGACCTGCTCCTCGTCCTGAAGGCGGAGAACGTCGTCCTTCACCGGGAGTTCCTGGCCGACGGCGGCGCGCTGGTCGTGAACGCGGCGGGTCCGGCCGATGCCGGTCCCGGCGCACGGGTGCACGCGATCGATGCCGATGTGCTCGCCCTCTCGGCCGGAGCGCCGCAGGCGTCCAACCTGGTCCTGCTCGGATTCGCGCTCGCGCGGGTCGGCGCCGGGACCGCGGGCGGAATTTTCTGCACCGCGGGGGAGATCCGGGAGGCGCTCTCGCGGCGGCAGGGAGGGGGCGGATCCCGGCTCGCCGCCTCGCTCTCCGCCCTCGACCTTGGAATCGCGCATGGAACGTGA
- a CDS encoding phenylacetate--CoA ligase, whose translation MLNRFPPNFRTCEEMRDLQLAGLRWTVGHAWDHSPFYRKRLEESGETPDSIRTLDDLAKLPFTTADDLREGYPLPLLSVPTRDVIRIHSSSGTTGKRKILAYTQKDIDDWQDMFGRCYELAGLSREDRVQICVGYGLWTAGAGFQLGAERFGAMTIPAGPGNLELQCHLLIDLQTTVLCCTASMGLLVAEEVHARGLRDRINLKKVILGAERTSQAMLQTIRDLLGVEEVYDIPGLTELYGPGTGLSCRHNVGIHYWSDYYILEVLDPETLVPVAPGEIGEMVYTTLRKEAAPLLRYRSRDLTRLIEGPCPCGCILPRHDRILGRSDDMVVFRGVNVYPGQVDEVLSRIARIGSEYQVFLDRKADGKDYMTVKVESAADAAGDDTAPVARLVASEIKRNLMVSCAVDMIPYGTLPRSERKTKRIFDNRPV comes from the coding sequence ATGTTGAACCGGTTTCCCCCGAACTTCCGGACATGCGAGGAGATGCGCGACCTCCAGCTCGCGGGGCTGCGATGGACCGTCGGGCACGCGTGGGACCATTCCCCCTTCTACCGGAAGCGACTCGAGGAATCCGGTGAGACGCCCGACTCCATCCGGACGCTCGACGACCTCGCGAAGCTCCCCTTCACGACGGCGGACGACCTGCGCGAGGGGTACCCGCTTCCGCTCCTGTCGGTCCCGACGCGGGACGTCATCCGGATCCACTCCTCCTCGGGGACCACGGGAAAGCGGAAGATCCTCGCCTACACGCAGAAGGACATCGACGACTGGCAGGACATGTTCGGCCGGTGCTACGAGCTGGCGGGGCTTTCGCGCGAGGACCGCGTGCAGATCTGCGTCGGGTACGGGCTGTGGACGGCGGGGGCCGGGTTCCAGCTGGGGGCGGAGCGGTTCGGGGCGATGACGATCCCCGCCGGGCCGGGGAACCTCGAGCTGCAGTGCCATCTCCTGATCGACCTGCAGACGACCGTGCTCTGCTGCACCGCGTCGATGGGACTCCTCGTGGCGGAAGAGGTCCACGCGCGCGGCCTGCGGGATCGCATCAACCTGAAGAAGGTGATCCTGGGCGCCGAGCGGACGAGCCAGGCGATGCTCCAGACGATCCGCGACCTGCTGGGCGTCGAGGAGGTGTACGACATCCCCGGCCTGACGGAACTGTACGGCCCCGGGACCGGCCTTTCCTGCCGTCACAACGTAGGGATCCATTACTGGTCCGACTACTACATCCTCGAGGTCCTCGATCCGGAGACGCTCGTCCCCGTCGCGCCCGGCGAAATCGGGGAGATGGTCTACACGACGCTGCGCAAGGAGGCGGCGCCGCTCCTCCGGTACCGCTCGCGCGACTTGACCCGGCTGATCGAGGGGCCGTGCCCCTGCGGATGCATCCTCCCGCGCCACGACCGGATCCTCGGGCGGTCCGACGACATGGTCGTCTTCCGGGGGGTGAACGTCTATCCCGGCCAGGTCGACGAGGTTCTCTCGCGGATCGCGCGGATCGGGAGCGAGTACCAGGTTTTCCTCGACCGGAAGGCCGACGGGAAGGATTACATGACGGTGAAGGTCGAGTCGGCCGCGGACGCCGCCGGTGACGACACCGCGCCGGTCGCCCGCCTTGTCGCGTCCGAGATCAAACGGAACCTGATGGTCTCCTGCGCGGTCGACATGATCCCGTACGGGACGCTCCCGCGCTCCGAGCGCAAGACGAAGCGGATCTTCGACAACCGCCCGGTCTGA
- a CDS encoding CHASE2 domain-containing protein, translating to MKGQARYPALPTIIVGMLLTLLGGALSVWSPLLSDSIEGKVYDSFLRTAPRHLAPGPIAIVDLDEESLGRFGQWPWPRYRIARLIDRIREYGATAVGLDMVFAEPDRTSFAPLSVEILRDFGARIDLAGFPRETLDTDRTLAASLAGGPFVLGYQFDFGTVRGDGCVLHPLRAAVLADGGTGGADGLFDARGVVCNLPRLSKAAGASGFFNVTPDPDGVLRRVPLVIRHKEALYPNLALALYLRARGGDAILETGPDGIEAIRLDGRRIPLDRHGNLLVNFLGPHRTFPHISAAEVLEGTANPALFTGRMVLLGTTAAGLKEIRTTPLDAAQPGVEIHANVLDNLLKGDPISTPRWARVLKVLLVLIPGFLLTGLLARSSAGWGLALIVPSAAGIWLGSWALFAYRQVFLPPLLPVVTLTLVFTVLTSMRFLRADRQVRERTRKLALTQDAIIQSLAALTETRHHETGGHIQRTRHYIRVLAGRLQAHPGFRNLLDDATVDLLFRLAPLHDIGKVGVRDRILLKPDRLTQEEYEEMKRHTLYGSETIRLAKRMMGEDAFFQIADDLVLNHHERWDGTGYPNGLKEGAIPLPGRLMAVADAYDAIISPRVYKPALSHEEAIRIMNERRGTYFDPDVVDAFLEINKEFREIAARFAGAGVEPEPPAGV from the coding sequence TTGAAAGGCCAGGCCCGCTACCCCGCCCTTCCGACCATCATCGTTGGCATGCTCCTCACCCTCCTCGGAGGCGCCCTCTCCGTCTGGTCCCCGCTCCTGTCCGATTCCATCGAGGGGAAGGTCTACGATTCCTTTCTCCGGACGGCCCCGCGGCACCTTGCACCCGGCCCGATCGCGATCGTGGATCTCGACGAGGAGAGTCTCGGACGATTCGGCCAGTGGCCATGGCCGCGGTACCGGATCGCCCGGCTCATCGATCGGATTCGCGAGTACGGCGCGACGGCGGTGGGGCTCGACATGGTGTTCGCCGAACCCGACCGGACGTCGTTCGCGCCCCTCTCCGTGGAGATCCTGCGCGACTTCGGAGCGCGGATCGACCTGGCGGGCTTTCCGCGGGAAACGCTGGACACCGACCGGACCCTCGCGGCGTCGCTCGCCGGAGGGCCCTTCGTCCTCGGCTACCAGTTCGATTTCGGAACGGTGCGGGGAGACGGGTGCGTCCTTCACCCTCTCCGGGCGGCGGTTCTCGCCGACGGAGGAACGGGAGGCGCCGACGGCCTTTTCGACGCCCGGGGGGTCGTCTGCAACCTGCCCAGGCTATCGAAGGCGGCCGGTGCCTCCGGCTTTTTCAACGTCACCCCGGACCCGGACGGAGTCCTGCGCCGCGTTCCCCTGGTGATCCGCCACAAGGAGGCGCTCTACCCGAACCTGGCCCTGGCCCTTTACCTGCGGGCTCGCGGAGGCGACGCCATCCTCGAAACGGGGCCGGACGGGATCGAAGCGATCCGTCTCGACGGGAGGCGGATCCCCCTCGACCGTCACGGCAACCTGCTGGTGAACTTTCTCGGACCTCACCGGACCTTCCCCCACATTTCCGCCGCCGAGGTCCTCGAGGGTACCGCGAACCCGGCGCTTTTTACGGGACGAATGGTCCTGCTCGGGACCACGGCTGCCGGGCTCAAGGAGATCCGCACCACACCGCTTGACGCCGCCCAGCCCGGAGTGGAGATCCACGCAAACGTCCTCGACAACCTCCTGAAGGGAGACCCGATCTCGACGCCGCGATGGGCGCGGGTCCTGAAGGTCCTCCTCGTCCTGATCCCGGGATTTCTCCTGACAGGCCTGTTGGCGCGTTCCAGCGCCGGGTGGGGGCTCGCGCTGATCGTGCCGTCCGCGGCGGGGATCTGGCTCGGATCCTGGGCGCTCTTCGCGTACCGGCAGGTCTTCCTCCCCCCGCTCCTGCCGGTGGTCACGTTGACGCTCGTCTTCACGGTCCTCACCTCCATGCGGTTCCTGCGGGCCGACCGGCAGGTCCGCGAGCGCACCCGCAAGCTTGCGCTCACGCAGGACGCCATCATCCAGAGCCTGGCCGCCCTGACGGAGACCCGGCACCATGAAACCGGCGGCCACATCCAGCGCACCCGGCACTACATCCGGGTTCTCGCCGGACGCCTCCAGGCGCATCCGGGGTTCCGGAACCTCCTGGACGACGCGACCGTGGATCTCCTCTTCCGGCTCGCCCCTCTCCACGACATCGGCAAGGTCGGCGTGCGCGACCGGATCCTCCTGAAGCCGGACCGGTTGACGCAGGAAGAGTACGAGGAGATGAAACGGCACACGCTGTACGGGTCCGAGACGATCCGGCTGGCGAAACGGATGATGGGGGAAGACGCCTTTTTCCAGATCGCGGACGATCTCGTCCTCAACCACCACGAGCGGTGGGACGGGACGGGGTATCCGAACGGCCTGAAGGAGGGGGCGATCCCCCTGCCGGGGCGCCTGATGGCGGTGGCCGACGCGTACGACGCGATCATCTCCCCCCGCGTGTACAAGCCGGCGCTCTCCCACGAGGAGGCGATCCGCATCATGAACGAACGAAGGGGTACGTACTTCGATCCCGACGTGGTGGACGCATTCCTGGAAATCAACAAGGAGTTCCGCGAGATCGCCGCCCGCTTCGCCGGGGCCGGCGTGGAGCCCGAACCGCCCGCCGGCGTTTGA
- a CDS encoding OmpA family protein, with protein MEKGFRVTRRAIALSVAVLLLAAACATPPKPAPPRSRDVIILLPDDQGKTGAIVVSSAGVERRLDRPGQTVTVEAGSPPGLPTVTPAQDIPSIAGPALAALPKPPARFILYFEHDSANLTAESRATLQKVLRTIRDRAPIDISVVGHTDTVGKKDYNYALSLKRAMAIASTLRANGVDPSILDITSHGKDNPLIPTRDQVSEPRNRRVEITVR; from the coding sequence GTGGAAAAGGGTTTCCGCGTGACGCGGCGAGCCATCGCGCTATCCGTCGCGGTTCTCCTGCTTGCGGCCGCATGCGCCACGCCGCCGAAACCGGCTCCTCCGCGGTCACGGGACGTCATCATTCTCCTTCCCGACGACCAGGGAAAGACCGGGGCCATCGTCGTATCGAGCGCGGGGGTCGAGCGGCGCCTGGACCGTCCGGGCCAGACGGTGACGGTCGAGGCGGGGTCGCCTCCCGGCCTCCCCACCGTGACGCCCGCGCAGGACATCCCGTCGATCGCGGGACCCGCCCTCGCGGCCTTGCCGAAGCCGCCTGCGCGATTCATCCTTTACTTCGAGCACGACTCGGCGAACCTCACCGCGGAATCGCGGGCGACGCTGCAAAAAGTGTTGCGGACGATCCGCGACCGTGCGCCGATCGACATCAGTGTCGTGGGGCACACCGACACGGTGGGAAAGAAAGATTACAACTACGCCCTTTCGCTGAAACGGGCCATGGCGATCGCCTCCACCCTCCGCGCGAACGGGGTCGATCCCTCGATCCTCGACATCACCTCCCACGGGAAGGATAATCCCCTCATTCCCACCCGCGACCAGGTCTCCGAACCGCGGAACCGCCGGGTGGAGATCACGGTCCGGTAA
- a CDS encoding FecR domain-containing protein, with protein MNNTVIAALLLGVLILPAFAGMADAGDAIGVVRSASGEATVTRGEKTFPAAPGLKLMTGDALGTGREGSLGIILRDDSSLSIGPESRLVLRSFLFSPSEGKFDLVARITRGTMAYFSGLIGKLAPEKARFETPTATIGIRGTRFAVKVGEPSGR; from the coding sequence ATGAATAACACCGTTATAGCAGCCCTCCTGCTGGGCGTCTTGATCCTCCCGGCTTTTGCCGGCATGGCCGACGCCGGGGACGCGATCGGCGTGGTTCGATCCGCTTCGGGCGAGGCCACCGTCACCCGCGGAGAGAAAACGTTCCCTGCCGCCCCGGGGTTGAAGCTGATGACCGGGGACGCGCTCGGAACCGGCAGGGAAGGATCGCTCGGCATCATCCTCCGCGACGACTCCTCCCTCTCCATCGGCCCGGAAAGCCGTCTCGTCCTCCGGAGCTTCCTTTTCTCGCCCTCGGAGGGAAAGTTCGACCTGGTGGCGCGCATCACCCGGGGAACCATGGCGTACTTCTCGGGCCTGATCGGCAAGCTCGCCCCCGAAAAGGCCCGCTTCGAAACCCCCACGGCCACCATCGGCATCCGGGGAACGCGCTTCGCCGTGAAGGTGGGGGAACCCTCCGGCCGATGA